One Rhodoferax ferrireducens T118 DNA segment encodes these proteins:
- the cphA gene encoding cyanophycin synthetase, which yields MTTKNIQLLRVTHLRGPNIWTYRPVIEAWVDIGALEDFPSNTIPGFYERLTAMLPGLAVHRCGVGAPGGFLERLRAGTWAAHILEHVVLELQNLAGMRTGFGKTRQTSVRGVYKMAFRTRQEQVGRAALDTGRDLVMAAINDQPYDQAAAVARLHDLVDSLCLGPSTAHIVEAATERGIPHLRLTEGNLVQLGHGAGQRRIWTAETDQTSAIAEEIASDKDLTKSLLQSCGVPVPQGQVVNSAQEAWEAAQDIGLPVALKPYDGNHGRGVSLDLKNQKDIEAAFLLAQRKGGGSVIVEQFIAGNEHRLLVVGKRVVAAARGETAWVTGDGRSNIIELVDRQINTDPRRGTGEDAPLNSLAPQDGAEIILELERQGLTAYSVPALGEKVLIQRNGNVAFDVTDLVHPSVAAAATLAARVVGLDVAGVDLVLEDVSRPLTEQRGAVIEVNASPGLLAHLKPADGQPRPIGKAIIEHLFGTDKTGRIPVVGVTGTRDTTRIARLVGWLVHISGRQVGVACRDGFYLGARQVDSRDSTPWDAAQRLLVNRSLETAVFENSSRMILSEGLPYDKCSVGVVTDVGGMEALAEFHIDHMDKLYNVVRTQIDVILPHGTAVLNAADPQVVEMASLCDGKIIFYGPDPQLEAIAAHRAKGERALFVRDGQIVLAQGMQEAAVIALASMKPAKAEKPDMLMAAVAAAWALGIDPELIAAGLRAFESDLKKQN from the coding sequence ATGACAACGAAGAACATTCAATTGCTGCGGGTGACTCATCTGCGCGGCCCCAATATCTGGACCTACCGTCCGGTGATCGAAGCGTGGGTCGATATCGGCGCACTGGAAGACTTCCCATCCAACACCATACCCGGATTTTATGAGCGTTTGACCGCCATGCTGCCCGGACTCGCGGTGCATCGATGCGGCGTCGGCGCGCCAGGTGGATTTTTGGAGCGCTTGCGCGCTGGCACCTGGGCCGCTCATATCCTGGAGCATGTGGTGCTTGAGCTCCAAAATCTGGCGGGAATGCGCACCGGCTTCGGCAAGACCCGGCAAACGTCGGTGCGGGGCGTGTACAAAATGGCGTTCCGGACCCGGCAAGAGCAGGTCGGTCGTGCCGCGCTGGACACCGGCCGGGATCTTGTCATGGCCGCCATCAACGATCAACCCTATGACCAGGCGGCGGCCGTGGCCAGGCTGCATGACCTGGTCGATTCACTGTGCTTAGGCCCCAGCACGGCACACATCGTGGAGGCGGCCACCGAGCGCGGTATCCCCCACCTGCGCCTCACCGAGGGCAATCTGGTGCAACTCGGCCATGGCGCGGGCCAGCGCCGCATCTGGACGGCGGAGACCGACCAGACCAGTGCCATTGCCGAAGAAATAGCCAGTGACAAGGATTTGACCAAGTCCCTCTTGCAGTCCTGTGGCGTGCCGGTGCCGCAAGGGCAAGTCGTGAACAGCGCCCAAGAGGCGTGGGAGGCCGCGCAGGACATCGGGCTGCCAGTCGCACTCAAGCCCTATGACGGCAACCACGGGCGCGGCGTGTCATTGGACCTGAAAAACCAGAAAGACATCGAAGCGGCCTTTCTGCTCGCGCAGCGCAAAGGCGGCGGCAGCGTGATCGTCGAGCAATTTATTGCGGGCAACGAGCATCGCCTGCTCGTGGTTGGCAAGCGCGTGGTGGCGGCGGCCCGTGGCGAAACCGCCTGGGTCACGGGCGATGGACGGTCCAACATCATTGAACTGGTCGACCGCCAAATCAATACCGATCCCCGGCGCGGCACCGGAGAAGACGCCCCGCTGAACTCGCTGGCGCCCCAGGACGGCGCAGAAATCATTCTTGAGCTGGAGCGCCAGGGCCTCACGGCCTACTCGGTGCCGGCCCTGGGCGAAAAAGTCCTGATTCAGCGCAATGGCAATGTCGCCTTCGATGTCACCGACCTGGTCCACCCGAGCGTGGCCGCTGCGGCGACCCTGGCGGCGCGGGTGGTGGGGCTGGATGTTGCGGGGGTGGACCTGGTCCTTGAAGACGTCTCCCGCCCTCTGACCGAGCAGCGTGGCGCCGTGATTGAGGTCAATGCCAGCCCCGGTCTGCTGGCCCACCTGAAACCAGCAGACGGCCAGCCGCGACCGATTGGCAAAGCCATCATCGAACACCTGTTTGGCACGGACAAGACCGGGCGCATTCCGGTGGTCGGCGTCACCGGCACCCGGGACACCACCCGCATTGCCCGCCTGGTGGGCTGGCTGGTCCATATCAGCGGCAGACAGGTCGGCGTGGCCTGTCGTGACGGTTTTTATCTTGGCGCCCGGCAAGTGGATTCCAGGGACAGCACCCCATGGGACGCGGCGCAGCGCCTGCTCGTCAACCGTTCGCTGGAAACTGCGGTGTTCGAAAACAGCAGCCGCATGATTCTCAGTGAAGGCCTGCCCTACGACAAGTGCTCGGTCGGCGTGGTGACGGACGTCGGCGGCATGGAAGCACTGGCTGAGTTCCATATTGATCACATGGACAAACTCTACAACGTGGTCCGCACGCAGATCGACGTGATCCTGCCGCACGGAACGGCCGTGCTCAACGCGGCCGACCCCCAGGTGGTGGAGATGGCCTCCTTGTGTGATGGCAAGATCATTTTCTATGGGCCCGACCCTCAACTGGAGGCCATCGCCGCGCACCGGGCCAAGGGCGAGCGTGCGCTCTTCGTGCGCGACGGGCAGATCGTGCTGGCCCAAGGCATGCAAGAGGCGGCCGTGATCGCCCTGGCCAGCATGAAACCGGCCAAGGCCGAGAAACCGGACATGCTGATGGCGGCGGTGGCGGCGGCCTGGGCGTTGGGCATCGACCCGGAGCTGATCGCAGCCGGGCTGCGCGCTTTTGAATCAGATTTGAAGAAACAAAACTAA
- a CDS encoding ABC transporter ATP-binding protein — protein sequence MTNQILDSEPWLNELSHEERAQVQMQLQADENVSALLQVDLDNKLCFVPGLVLVTNRRLLSRAPDGSWQAWPYRAGLLLKHHDHAGVGHLALNDAQGRLAAWCFTLGHNLQAIRLLDQFQIYAQSAVTGLPPVLLEGRRCPSCKAPLAPDQDECPICTKVIHTPPSTRTLFRLWRFARPYRIQLFAGFALTLLGTAASLVPPYLAMPLMDEVLIPFQNGQHIDPMLVALYLSGLFGSALLAWGLSWAKTYILALVSERIGADLRTTTYEHLLRMSLEYFGGKRTGDLMSRIGSESDRICVFLSLHLLDFASDILMLIMTAVILISINPWLALVTLVPLPFIVWMIRSVRFRLQTGFEKIDRVWSQVTSVLADTIPGVRVVKAFAQEDREAARFREANKHNLAVNDKINKIWSLFSPSVSLLTEWGLLVVWAFGIWLVSKGDITVGVLMAFIAYISRFYGRLDSMSRIVSVTEKSASAAKRIFDILDHVSSVPEPTQPVKLERVEGRIELRDVSFRYGNREVNRGVNLTIEPGEMIGLVGHSGSGKSTLVNLICRFYDVTEGSIRVDGVDVRSFPIADYRRNIGLVLQEPFLFFGTIADNIAYGKPQASQAEIIAAARAAHAHEFILRLPQGYDSMVGERGQGLSGGERQRISIARALLIDPRILIMDEATSSVDSETEKEIQKALENLVQGRTTIAIAHRLSTLHRANRLVVLDRGEIVEVGTHDDLMAREGAYFNLYQAQARNMDVDVDDDRRRNVRVDNVKDDK from the coding sequence ATGACCAACCAAATCCTCGACTCCGAACCCTGGCTGAATGAACTCTCCCATGAGGAGCGTGCCCAGGTCCAAATGCAGCTGCAAGCAGATGAGAACGTTTCAGCCCTGCTGCAGGTGGACCTGGATAACAAACTTTGTTTTGTTCCCGGTTTGGTGCTGGTCACCAACCGGCGCCTGCTGAGCCGCGCGCCGGACGGCAGTTGGCAGGCCTGGCCGTACCGGGCCGGGTTGCTGCTGAAGCACCATGACCATGCGGGGGTGGGCCATCTGGCGCTCAATGACGCCCAGGGACGGCTGGCCGCCTGGTGTTTCACGCTGGGACACAATCTGCAGGCGATCCGCCTGCTCGATCAGTTTCAGATTTATGCGCAGAGTGCCGTGACCGGGCTGCCCCCGGTGCTGCTTGAGGGGCGTCGTTGCCCCAGCTGCAAGGCGCCGCTGGCGCCCGATCAGGACGAATGCCCGATCTGCACCAAAGTCATCCACACCCCGCCCTCGACCCGCACGTTATTTCGGCTCTGGCGTTTTGCCAGACCGTATCGCATTCAGCTGTTCGCCGGTTTTGCGTTGACGCTCCTGGGCACCGCCGCCAGCCTGGTGCCGCCGTACCTGGCCATGCCCTTGATGGACGAGGTGCTGATTCCGTTTCAGAACGGGCAGCACATCGACCCCATGCTGGTGGCACTCTACCTGTCGGGGCTGTTCGGCTCGGCGCTGCTGGCCTGGGGACTGTCGTGGGCCAAGACCTACATCCTGGCGCTGGTGTCCGAGCGCATCGGGGCCGACCTGCGCACCACCACCTACGAGCACCTGCTGCGCATGTCGCTGGAGTACTTCGGCGGCAAGCGCACCGGTGATTTGATGTCGCGCATCGGCAGCGAGAGTGACCGCATTTGCGTCTTTTTGTCGCTGCACCTGCTCGACTTTGCCTCCGACATCCTGATGCTGATCATGACGGCCGTGATCTTGATCTCCATCAACCCCTGGCTGGCGCTGGTCACGCTGGTGCCGCTGCCGTTCATCGTCTGGATGATCCGATCGGTGCGCTTTCGGCTGCAAACCGGCTTCGAGAAGATCGACCGCGTCTGGTCCCAAGTCACCAGCGTGTTGGCCGACACCATTCCCGGCGTGCGCGTGGTGAAGGCCTTTGCCCAGGAAGATCGCGAGGCGGCGCGTTTTCGCGAGGCGAATAAGCACAATCTGGCGGTGAATGACAAGATCAACAAGATCTGGTCGCTGTTTTCGCCCAGCGTCTCCCTGCTGACCGAGTGGGGGCTGCTGGTGGTGTGGGCGTTTGGCATCTGGCTGGTGTCCAAGGGGGACATCACGGTTGGTGTGCTGATGGCCTTTATTGCCTACATCAGCCGCTTTTATGGCCGGCTCGACTCCATGAGCCGCATCGTGTCGGTGACCGAAAAGTCCGCCTCGGCCGCCAAGCGCATTTTTGACATCCTGGACCATGTCTCCAGCGTGCCCGAGCCGACGCAACCGGTGAAGCTGGAGCGCGTGGAAGGGCGCATCGAGTTGCGCGACGTGAGTTTTCGTTATGGCAACCGCGAAGTCAACCGGGGCGTCAATTTGACCATTGAGCCGGGCGAGATGATTGGCCTGGTGGGCCACAGTGGCTCGGGCAAGAGCACGCTGGTGAACCTGATCTGCCGCTTTTACGATGTGACGGAAGGCTCGATCCGGGTCGATGGTGTCGATGTGCGCTCTTTCCCCATTGCCGACTACCGTCGCAACATCGGTCTGGTGCTGCAGGAGCCTTTTCTTTTCTTCGGCACCATTGCCGACAACATTGCCTATGGCAAGCCGCAGGCCAGCCAAGCCGAGATCATTGCGGCAGCGCGCGCCGCACACGCGCATGAGTTCATCCTGCGCCTGCCGCAGGGTTATGACTCGATGGTGGGGGAGCGCGGCCAGGGCTTGTCGGGCGGCGAGCGCCAGCGCATCTCGATTGCGCGCGCCCTGTTGATCGATCCGCGCATCCTGATCATGGACGAGGCGACGTCTTCGGTCGACTCCGAGACCGAGAAGGAAATCCAGAAGGCGCTGGAGAATCTGGTGCAGGGGCGCACCACCATTGCCATTGCCCACCGCCTTTCCACCCTGCACCGCGCCAACCGCTTGGTGGTGCTGGACCGGGGCGAAATCGTGGAAGTGGGCACGCACGACGACCTGATGGCGCGCGAAGGGGCCTATTTCAACCTGTACCAGGCGCAAGCGCGCAACATGGATGTGGACGTGGACGATGACAGAAGACGCAATGTCAGGGTCGATAACGTGAAAGACGACAAATGA
- a CDS encoding DUF1854 domain-containing protein, with protein sequence MNATTAIATSHFQLTRNPFGLLVLTTAAGEVFEGVVPVRAFPIQSPEDGIALVHTDGHEVAWVERLDKLPEPAQGLIREELATREFMPEILHIDSVTSFSTPCTWQVQTDRGDTRFVLRGDEDIRRVGPTILLVTDSHGIQFLIRDRSNLTKESQRILDRFL encoded by the coding sequence ATGAACGCGACCACTGCCATCGCCACAAGCCATTTTCAGCTGACCCGCAATCCGTTCGGGCTGCTTGTTCTGACGACCGCCGCGGGTGAGGTGTTTGAAGGCGTGGTGCCGGTGCGCGCGTTCCCGATCCAGTCGCCCGAGGACGGTATTGCCCTGGTGCACACCGACGGCCATGAGGTGGCGTGGGTTGAGCGCCTGGACAAGCTGCCCGAGCCGGCGCAAGGCCTGATCCGCGAAGAGCTGGCAACGCGCGAATTCATGCCCGAAATCTTGCACATTGACAGTGTCACCAGCTTTTCCACGCCGTGCACCTGGCAGGTCCAGACTGACCGCGGTGACACGCGCTTTGTGCTGCGCGGCGATGAGGACATACGCCGCGTCGGCCCCACCATTTTGCTGGTGACCGACTCGCACGGCATCCAGTTCTTGATCCGCGACCGCTCGAATCTGACCAAGGAAAGTCAAAGAATTCTGGACCGTTTCTTATAA
- the nadC gene encoding carboxylating nicotinate-nucleotide diphosphorylase, whose product MTSYFDFSDLAVAELARVDAARALEEDVGSGDLTAGLIDPACHARAHVLAREAAVICGAPWAQAALQQVDPAIRLQWLVLEGQRCEIDQVVLELQGPARALLTAERTVLNFLQLLSAVASKTAEYVAAVQSVPGSRAQIVDTRKTLPGLRLAQKYAVRAGGGSNHRLGLYDALLIKENHIAAAGGVAKVLRRAAVLAPEAKFVEIEVETLAQLKEALDAGAGMVLLDNMTLAQLQEAVQLNAGRAVLEVSGGVNMSTVRAIASTGVDRISIGALTKDVKAIDFSMRFASSPL is encoded by the coding sequence ATGACCAGCTATTTTGATTTTTCCGACCTCGCCGTGGCCGAACTGGCCCGCGTCGATGCGGCCCGAGCCCTGGAGGAAGATGTCGGCAGTGGCGACCTCACGGCCGGGCTGATTGACCCCGCTTGCCACGCCCGCGCACACGTGCTGGCGCGCGAGGCGGCTGTGATCTGCGGCGCCCCGTGGGCGCAAGCCGCGCTGCAGCAGGTTGATCCGGCCATCCGCCTGCAGTGGCTTGTGCTGGAAGGTCAGCGCTGTGAAATTGATCAAGTGGTGCTGGAGTTGCAAGGCCCGGCCCGCGCGCTGCTCACTGCCGAGCGCACGGTGCTCAATTTTCTGCAACTGCTCAGCGCCGTCGCGAGTAAAACGGCAGAGTATGTGGCCGCGGTGCAGAGCGTGCCCGGCAGTCGGGCGCAGATTGTGGACACGCGCAAGACCTTGCCGGGTTTGCGTCTGGCACAGAAGTATGCGGTGCGTGCCGGCGGCGGCAGCAACCATCGGCTGGGTCTGTATGACGCCTTGCTGATCAAGGAGAACCACATTGCCGCCGCCGGTGGTGTCGCAAAGGTGCTGCGCCGCGCTGCCGTCTTGGCGCCTGAGGCCAAGTTTGTCGAGATTGAGGTGGAAACCCTGGCGCAACTCAAAGAGGCGCTCGACGCCGGCGCCGGCATGGTACTGCTCGACAACATGACCCTGGCGCAGTTGCAGGAGGCGGTGCAGCTCAACGCCGGGCGGGCTGTGCTGGAGGTCTCGGGTGGCGTGAATATGTCCACGGTACGCGCCATTGCATCCACCGGGGTCGACCGTATTTCCATCGGCGCCTTGACCAAAGACGTCAAGGCGATTGATTTTTCAATGCGTTTTGCTTCTAGCCCGCTCTGA
- the nadA gene encoding quinolinate synthase NadA: protein MTNTTDTVKEVDYEQPQRETAAGAAVCATKHAWARVPAEPAPAERAALKDKIRRLLREKNAVMVSHYYVHPDLQDLAEETGGLVSDSLEMARFGRDHTAQTLVVSGVRFMGETAKILSPEKRVLMPDLDATCSLDLGCPVDEFSAFCDAHPDRTVVVYANTSAAVKARADWLVTSSCALEIVSALKDKGHKILWAPDRHLGGYIQRETGADMLMWGGSCIVHDEFKAFELKALMKEHPAARVLVHPESPADVVALADAVGSTSAILKAAHEMEAQEFIVATDSGMMHKLRTLNPGKLFLEAPTAGNSATCKSCAHCPWMAMNCLADVARVLETGANEVHVDPALGLRARIPIDRMLAFTAALKGGRDAGSLVPLIGAA, encoded by the coding sequence ATGACGAACACCACGGACACGGTCAAAGAAGTTGACTACGAACAGCCCCAGCGTGAAACCGCAGCCGGTGCCGCGGTGTGTGCCACCAAACACGCCTGGGCACGGGTGCCGGCCGAGCCCGCTCCAGCCGAGCGCGCTGCGCTGAAAGACAAGATCCGCCGTCTCTTGAGAGAAAAAAACGCGGTCATGGTGTCGCATTACTACGTGCACCCGGACCTGCAAGACCTGGCCGAGGAAACCGGCGGCCTGGTCAGCGATTCGCTGGAAATGGCCCGCTTTGGCCGCGACCACACGGCGCAGACGCTGGTGGTGTCGGGCGTGCGCTTCATGGGTGAGACGGCCAAAATCCTGTCGCCCGAAAAGCGGGTCTTGATGCCCGACCTGGACGCCACCTGCTCGCTCGACCTCGGTTGCCCGGTGGATGAATTCAGCGCCTTTTGCGACGCGCATCCGGACCGCACGGTGGTGGTCTATGCCAACACCAGCGCGGCCGTCAAGGCGCGCGCCGACTGGCTGGTCACGTCGAGCTGCGCGCTGGAGATCGTGAGTGCGCTCAAAGACAAAGGCCACAAAATCCTGTGGGCGCCCGACCGCCATCTGGGTGGCTACATCCAGCGTGAAACCGGCGCCGACATGCTGATGTGGGGCGGCTCGTGCATCGTGCATGACGAGTTCAAGGCCTTCGAGCTCAAGGCCCTGATGAAGGAGCACCCGGCTGCCCGCGTGCTGGTGCACCCCGAGTCACCGGCTGATGTGGTGGCGCTGGCCGACGCGGTGGGTTCCACCTCGGCCATTCTCAAAGCGGCGCATGAGATGGAGGCCCAGGAGTTCATCGTCGCCACCGACAGCGGCATGATGCACAAGCTGCGCACGCTCAATCCGGGCAAGCTGTTTCTGGAAGCGCCCACCGCCGGCAACAGCGCCACCTGCAAGAGCTGCGCCCATTGCCCCTGGATGGCCATGAACTGCCTGGCTGACGTGGCCCGCGTGCTGGAGACCGGCGCCAATGAGGTTCACGTCGACCCCGCGTTGGGCCTGCGGGCTCGCATTCCGATTGACCGCATGCTGGCCTTTACCGCGGCGCTCAAAGGCGGGCGCGATGCTGGGAGTCTGGTGCCGCTCATAGGGGCTGCGTAG
- a CDS encoding DUF6602 domain-containing protein — protein sequence MPRGSTRPSVIFTAVLDAAARQLHIASSEAAAFRHTGIRGDERAAALASFLRRHLPSNLGVAKGEAIDFLDRRTGQLDILIYDADMAAPISTQSENVLIPAESLLAVIEVKTTLTQNDLNGCYMASRKVRAIRPFKQSFVAAREEGRPAEDGNFRCMYIVFSYETNLSAEDWLNKEFKRLELAATSVKGKLNLIDVVYVLNRGMIRPAKNAGKTNDKDELNMFLEFYLHLVNFLRREMPRRPAMDWQAYSSKTSRGWLPLAAPE from the coding sequence ATGCCACGCGGATCCACTCGCCCCAGCGTCATCTTCACAGCGGTTCTCGACGCCGCCGCGCGCCAGCTGCACATTGCATCAAGTGAGGCAGCAGCCTTCCGACACACCGGCATTCGGGGAGACGAGAGAGCGGCAGCCCTCGCCAGTTTCCTCCGCCGGCACTTGCCCAGCAATCTAGGCGTCGCCAAAGGCGAAGCGATTGATTTCTTGGATCGAAGGACGGGCCAGCTTGATATATTGATTTACGACGCGGACATGGCCGCACCGATCAGCACTCAATCTGAGAACGTGCTAATCCCTGCCGAAAGCCTACTAGCTGTCATCGAGGTCAAGACGACACTGACCCAGAACGATCTCAACGGGTGCTATATGGCGTCGCGGAAAGTGCGAGCAATTCGGCCCTTTAAGCAGTCGTTTGTTGCTGCCCGCGAGGAAGGACGTCCTGCAGAAGACGGCAACTTCCGATGCATGTATATCGTTTTCTCGTATGAAACGAATCTGTCAGCGGAAGACTGGCTGAATAAAGAGTTCAAGCGGCTGGAGCTGGCTGCGACATCAGTCAAAGGCAAGCTGAACTTAATTGATGTGGTCTACGTTCTCAATCGAGGCATGATCAGACCAGCCAAGAATGCGGGGAAGACGAATGACAAGGACGAACTGAACATGTTCCTTGAGTTCTATCTTCACCTCGTCAACTTCCTTCGCCGGGAAATGCCCAGGCGTCCCGCGATGGATTGGCAAGCCTACTCGTCCAAAACTTCGAGAGGCTGGCTGCCACTTGCTGCACCCGAGTGA
- a CDS encoding BPSS1780 family membrane protein, which translates to MKLNIVPARSGTLWVKLGMQTFFKQPLALAGLFFLFMATMTVVSQVPFIGMALAMTLLPAATLGMMAATREAIDGRFPMPKVLLTAFRAGRQQTRAMLLLGALYALGFLLAMGVSWLVDDGAFARVYLGGATPTREMMLEPDFQAAMWVFIGLHLPLSLMFWHAPALVHWHGLSPIKSLFFSIVACGRNFWAYAVFGLMWLAVLILVVVSVTTIASLMGNPGLAGDLLFPALLLMASMFFTSLYFTFRDSFDFTQEEHP; encoded by the coding sequence ATGAAGCTCAATATCGTTCCCGCCCGCAGCGGCACGCTCTGGGTCAAGCTGGGCATGCAGACATTTTTCAAACAGCCACTGGCCCTGGCCGGTCTGTTTTTTCTGTTCATGGCGACGATGACCGTCGTCAGTCAGGTTCCTTTCATCGGTATGGCACTGGCCATGACCCTGCTGCCCGCCGCGACGCTGGGCATGATGGCGGCGACCCGGGAGGCGATCGATGGCCGCTTCCCCATGCCCAAGGTATTGCTGACCGCCTTTCGCGCCGGCCGTCAACAAACCCGTGCCATGCTGCTGCTGGGCGCCCTGTACGCCCTGGGTTTTTTGCTGGCCATGGGGGTCTCCTGGCTGGTCGACGACGGTGCCTTTGCCCGGGTCTATCTGGGTGGCGCGACACCGACCCGCGAAATGATGCTGGAGCCCGATTTTCAGGCCGCCATGTGGGTTTTCATTGGCCTGCATCTGCCACTCTCCTTGATGTTCTGGCATGCACCGGCGCTGGTGCACTGGCACGGCCTGTCGCCCATCAAAAGCCTCTTCTTCAGCATCGTGGCGTGTGGGCGCAATTTCTGGGCCTATGCGGTGTTTGGCTTGATGTGGCTGGCCGTGCTGATCCTGGTGGTGGTGAGCGTGACCACCATCGCATCCCTGATGGGCAATCCGGGTTTGGCCGGCGACCTGCTGTTTCCCGCCCTGCTGCTGATGGCGTCGATGTTTTTTACCTCGCTTTACTTCACGTTCCGTGACAGTTTTGACTTCACACAAGAGGAGCATCCATGA
- a CDS encoding homoserine kinase, giving the protein MAVYTEVSTQEARALLRQLKLGELTAMQGCTKGIENTNYFVSTEQGGETFDYVLTLFERLTLAQLPFYLRLMKHLAERGIPVPEPSANARGDLVFEFKAKPAAVVTRLRGSSELSPTPAHCAAIGTTLAKMHLAARDFPLSQPNLRGLAWWNETVPVVLPHVNPTQAALLQSELAYQNHVAASSAYAALPRGPIHADLFRDNVMFDNGQGQLELTGVFDFYFAGVDSWLFDLAVCLNDWCIDLDTGTHDGERFQSFLRAYSAVRPLESAERALLPALLRAAALRFWISRLWDYYLPRPASLLQPHDPAHFERVLQQRVMHPQAANSLEMQP; this is encoded by the coding sequence ATGGCGGTTTACACAGAAGTCTCTACCCAAGAGGCACGCGCCCTGCTGCGACAACTCAAGCTGGGCGAACTCACCGCCATGCAAGGCTGCACCAAGGGCATCGAAAACACCAATTATTTTGTCAGCACCGAGCAGGGTGGCGAAACCTTTGATTACGTGCTGACCCTGTTCGAGCGACTCACTTTGGCGCAGCTGCCGTTTTATCTGCGCCTGATGAAACACCTGGCCGAGCGCGGCATCCCGGTGCCCGAGCCGAGCGCCAATGCGCGCGGTGATCTGGTGTTTGAGTTCAAAGCCAAACCGGCCGCGGTGGTGACCCGATTACGCGGCAGCAGCGAGCTCTCGCCCACGCCGGCCCATTGCGCGGCCATCGGCACCACCTTGGCCAAAATGCACCTGGCCGCACGGGACTTCCCGCTGTCGCAGCCCAATTTGCGCGGCCTGGCCTGGTGGAATGAAACGGTGCCGGTGGTGCTGCCCCATGTCAACCCGACGCAGGCCGCGTTGCTGCAAAGCGAACTGGCCTATCAAAACCACGTCGCCGCCTCATCGGCTTATGCCGCCCTGCCCCGTGGACCGATACACGCCGACCTGTTTCGGGACAACGTGATGTTTGACAACGGGCAAGGCCAGTTGGAGCTCACCGGCGTCTTCGACTTCTATTTCGCCGGCGTCGACAGTTGGCTGTTTGATTTGGCGGTTTGTCTGAACGACTGGTGCATTGATCTCGACACCGGGACGCATGACGGGGAGCGTTTTCAGAGCTTCCTGCGCGCCTACAGCGCGGTGCGACCGCTCGAGAGCGCGGAGCGGGCGCTGCTGCCCGCCCTGCTGCGCGCAGCAGCCCTGCGTTTCTGGATTTCACGCCTGTGGGACTACTACCTGCCGCGCCCGGCAAGCCTGCTCCAGCCCCACGACCCGGCCCATTTTGAACGGGTGCTGCAGCAACGGGTCATGCACCCGCAGGCCGCCAACTCGCTGGAGATGCAGCCATGA